CCGCGCTCATGACGTGGAAGACCGCTATCGTCCAGCTGCCCTTCGGCGGCGCCAAGGGCGGCATCCAGGTCGACCCCGGGGAGCTGTCGTCCGCGGAGAGGGAGCGGCTCACCCGCCGCTACATGGCGCAGGTCTCCTACATCGTCGGCCCCAACCGGGACATCATGGCGCCGGACATGAACACCAACGCGCAGACCATGGCGTGGATGATGGACGCCTACGGGCAGCGCGCCGGCCACACCCCGGCCATCGTGACGGGCAAGCCCGTGGAGCTCGGCGGGTCGCTCGGCCGCGACGCCGCCACCGGGCGCGGGGCGGTCATGGTCCTGAACGAGGCCGTCCGGGACATGGGCCGTCAACCGGAGGACCTCACCGTCGCGGTTCAGGGGTTCGGCAACGTCGGCTCCTGGGCGGCCCGGCTCGCGGCGAACACCGGCTACCGGGTCGTGGCGGTGTCCGACGTCAACGGCGGGATCTCCGCACCGCGCGGGCTGAACGTGCCCGACCTCATGGCGCACGTCCGCGAGTCCGGGTCGGTGGTCGACTACCCCGACGGGGAGGCGATCCTCAACGAGGACCTCCTCGAGCTCGACGTCGACGTGCTCATGCCCTGTGCGCTCGGCGGCGTCATCACGAAGGCGAACGCCGACCGGGTCCTCGCCCAGGTGGTCGTCGAGGGCGCCAACCATCCCATAACCCCCGACGCGGACCGTATCCTCGAGGAGCGCGGGATCACTGTCCTGCCCGACATCCTCGCCAACGCCGGGGGGGTGACGGTGTCCTACTTCGAGTGGACGCAGAACATCCAGCAGTTCCACTGGGACGAGAACCGGGTGAACAGCGAGCTCGGAAAGCACATGACCCGCGCCTACCAGGAGGTCCGCGACCACGCGAGGATGCACGACACCGACCTGCGCCACGCCGCCTTCGCCATCGCGGTGGACCGGGTGGCCACGGCGGCCCACCTCCGCGGTTACGTGTAGGAACCGGGGCCGCTCACCGCCCGCGCGCGCGGGCGAATGGCTCACCGGAACACCGTCCGGCGGTAGTAGCGCAGCTCCTCGATGGACTCGCGGATGTCCGCCAGCGCGCGGTGATCGCCTTCCTTGGCGGGCCGGGCGGCGTAGACGTCGGGATACCAGCGGCGCACGAGCTCCTTCACGGTCGACACGTCGACGTTGCGGTAGTGCACGTGGGCCTCGAGCGTCGGCATGTACCGGCGCAGGAACATGCGGTCGGCGGAGATGGTGTTGCCGGCAAGCGGTGCCGAGCGCGGCTTCGGCACGTGGGAGCAGACGAAGTCGAGCACCCGGGCCTCCGCGTCGGCCACGGTGAGGTCCGACGCCCGGACCGCTTCGGTGAGCCCCGACTTCGCATGCATGTCCCGCACGACATCGGCCATCGCGTCGAGGGCGTCGTCAGGCGCGTGGAGCACGAGCTGCGGGCCCTCGACGACCGTCGCGAGGGTCCCGTCCGTGACGATCGCCGCGACCTCCACGATGAGGTCGCGCTCGGCGTCCAGACCGGTCATCTCGAGGTCGATCCACACCAGCGGGTTGTCCATCAGGGCTCCTGCCGCTCGATGAGCTCCAGCCAGCGGGTCTCGGCTGCGTCGATCTCGGCAAGCACCGTGGCGAGCTCCGTGCCGGCGCTGGCCGCGCGCGCGTAGTCGCCCCCGGCGCGCTGGACGGTCTCCTCGAGGGCGGTCCTTCGCCCCTCCAGGTGGGGGATGCGCCGCTCGAGGGCGGCGAGCTCCCGCCGCTCGGCGTAGGACAGCTTGCCCGGTCGCTCGCCGGTGCGCCCCGACGCCGGCACGCGGTCGGGCGGCGGCGGGCGGCTGCGCCTGCGCTCGGCCGCCTTTGCCAGCTCGCGTTCCCGGTAGGCGCTCCAGCCGCCAGGATGGTGGGCGACCGACCCGTCGGGCTCGATGGAGAAGACCTGCTCGCACACCCGGTCGAGGAAGAAGCGGTCGTGCGTGGCGACGACGAGCGCCCCCGCCCACCCGTCGAGGAACTCCTCGAGGACGGCGAGCGTGTCGAGGTCGAGGTCGTTGGTCGGCTCGTCGAGCAGCAGGAGGTTGGGGGCGGTGGCGAGCACCCGCAGCAGCTCCAGGCGCCGGCGCTCACCGCCGGACAGCTCGGAGACGTGCGCCTTCTGCGCTTCGGGGGTGAACAGGAACCGCTCGGCGAGCTCGGCCGCGGACAGGGTGATCCCCTCCACGGTGTTCGTCTCCCCCACGACCTCGCGGACCGCGTCGAGCACCCGGGTGCGCGGCGGCAACGCCGGCGCCTCCTGGCCGTACACCCCGGTCACCACCGTGTCGCCGACGACGACCTTGCCCTCGTCGGGCTCGAGCTGGCCGGCGATGAGGCGCAGCAGCGTCGTCTTGCCGGAGCCGTTCGGGCCGACGATGCCGATGCGGTCGTCCGGCGCGAGCTTGTAGTCCACGCCCCGAAGGACCACCGTGTCGCCGAAGCGCTTCCCGACGTTGTGGAGGTTGACGACCTTGCCGCCGATCCGCCGCGACGGCAGGCCGATGCTGAGCTCGTCGCGCGTCGGCTCCGGTCGGGCCGAGATGATCTCGGCCGCGCGCTCCACCCGGAACTTCGCCTTCGACGTCCGCGCCTTCGGGCCGCGGCGCAGCCAGGCCAGCTCGACGCGGGCGCGGCCCCTGCGCTTGCGTTCCCGTGCCGCCGCCTGTTCCTCGCGGGTCGCGCGCGCCTCGAGGTAGTCGGCGTACGAGCCGGGGGAGACGTGGAGGGCCGCCCGGTGCACCTCGACGACGCGGGTCGCCACCCGGTCGAGGAGGTAGCGGTCGTGGGTGACGAGCAGCAGCGCACCGCGCCACGCCCGCAGCTCCCGCTCGAGCCACTCGATGACGTCGACGTCGAGATGGTTCGTCGGCTCGTCGAGGACGAGCAGGGAGCCGGCCGCGTCGGCGCCCTCGGGCGACGCCGGCTGCGCGAGCGCCCGCGCGAGGGCGATCCGCTTGCGCTGCCCGCCGGAGCGGACGCCGACCGGACTGTCGAGATCGGCGACCCCGAGCCGGTCGAGCGTGGCGCGGGCGTGCGCCTCGCGCTGCACGTCCGCCCGGTCGGTCAGCGGGTCGAAGCCGGCCGGGGTGGCGAGCACGACGTCCAGGGGGGTGGCCGCCGCGTCCATCACCGGGTCCTGGGGCAGGTAGCCGACCCGCACGGCGTTGCCGAGCACCACGCGTCCCTCGTCGGCGGTCTCGGCGCCGGCGACGAGACGCAGCAGCGTGGACTTCCCGCTGCCGTTCGCGCCGATCACGCCGATCCGGTCCCCGTGGGCCACACCGAGGGTGACCCGGTCGAGCACGACCTTCTCGGCGTGGCGTTTCGTGACCGACTCAAGGCTCGCGACCGTCACGGTTTGAAGAACCCGACCCGCTCGCGGACCGCGACCATGGTCGTGGCCGCGACCTCCCGTGCCCGGTCGGCGCCCTTGACGAGGGCCTCCTCGACGGCGGGGCGATCGTCGCACAGCTCGGCGTAGCGGTCACGAACCGGGCGCAGGACCCCGTTGACCGCCTCGGCGAGCTCCGCCTTGAAGTCGCCGTAGCCCTTGCCGACGAAGTGCGCCTCGAGGTCGGCGACGTCCTTGCCGGTCACGGCCGCCATGAGGTCGAGCAGGTTGGTCACCCCCCGCTTGTCGGGTGCGGCCCGTACCTCCGCGCCGGAGTCGGTCACCGCCCGCTTGATCTTCTTGCGGGTGGTCGGCTCGTCGTCGGAAAGCAGGATCGTCCCGGTCGGCGGCAGCGACTTCGACATCTTCTTGTCGTCGTTCTGCAGGTCCATGACCCGCGCGCCCGTCTTCGGGAAGGTCGCCACGGGAACGGTGAACGTCTCACCGAAGTGGTGGTTGAAGCGCTGAGCCACGTCGCGGCACAGCTCGAGATGCTGGCGCTGGTCGTCGCCGATGGGCACCTCTTCGGCCTGGTAGAGCAGGATGTCGGCGGCCTGCAGCACCGGGTAGGTGAACAGGCCGGCGGTGACCGACTCGCGGCCCTCGGACTTCTCCTTGAACTGGGTCATGCGCTGCAGCTCGCCCATCGTCGCCACGCAGTTCAGGATCCACGCGAGCTCGCTGTGCTCGCGCACGTGCGACTGCACGAAGACCGTCGCCACGTCGGGGTCGAGCCCGCAGGCGAGGAGCCACGTGGCGACGTCGGCCGTGCGCGCGCGCAGCTGGGCGGGCTCGTACGGCACGGTCATGGCATGGAGGTCGACGACGCAGAAGAAGTGGCCGGGCTGCTGGTCGCGAGCCCACCGCGACCACGCGCCCAGGTAGTTGCCGATGTGCGGTGCGCCCGTGGGCTGCACGCCGCTCAACACCCTCGCCACCGTCCGCCTCTCCTCGTGGGTCGACGCCGCTCGCCCGCATGGTACGGACGAGCGGCGTTCGTGTCAGAGGCGCGGCGTCAGGTCTCGGCGCCGGCCGTGGCTCGCGACTGGATCTCGCTCACGATGTCGGCGTTGGCGAGCGTCGTCACGTCACCGAGCGCGCGGCCCTCGGCGATGTCGCGCAGCAGGCGGCGCATGATCTTGCCCGAGCGGGTCTTCGGCAGGTCCTCGGTGAACAGGATGTTCGCCGGGCGGGCGATCTTGCCGATGCGCTTGGCGACGTGCTCGCGCAGCTCGGCGGCCAGCGCGTCGTCGCCCTGCTGGTCGCCCTTCAGTGTCACGAAGGCGGCGATGGCCTGGCCGGTGGTCTCGTCCCGGCGACCGGTCACCGCCGCCTCGGCCACCGCGGGATGGTCGACGAGGGCGCTTTCGATCTCGGTGGTCGACAGGCGGTGGCCGGACACGTTCATGACGTCGTCGACCCGCCCGAGCAGCCAGATGTGGCCGTCGTCGTCGAGCTTCGCGCCGTCACCGGCGAAGTAGACGTCCTCGCCGAAGCGCGACCAGTAGGTGTCGCGATAGCGCTGGTCGTCGCCCCACAGCGTCCGCAGCATCGACGGCCAGGGCCGCTGGAGCGTGAGGTAGCCGCCGCCGCCCGGCTCGACGGGCTTCCCGCCCTCGTCGACGACGACCGCCTTGACGCCCGGGAAGGCGCGCATCGCCGAGCCCGGCTTCGCCGCGGTGATCCCCGGCAGCGGGGTGATCATGATCGAGCCGGTCTCCGTCTGCCACCAGGTGTCGACGACGGGGCAGCGCCCGCCGCCGATGTGCTCGTGGTACCAGACCCAGGCCTCCGGGTTGATCGGCTCTCCGACGCTGCCGAGCAGGCGCAGCGACGACAGGTCGTGCGCCGCCGGATGCTCGGTGCCCCACTTCATGAACGAGCGGATCGCCGTCGGTGCGGTGTACAGGATCGTCGCCCGGTACTTCTCGATGATCTCCCAGAACCGGTCCTTGGCGGGGTAGGCGGGAGCCCCCTCGTACATCACCGAGGTCGCCCGGTTGGCGAGCGGGCCGTAGACGATGTAGCTGTGGCCGGTCACCCAGCCGATGTCGGCCGCGCACCAGTAGATGTCGCTGTCGGGCTTGAGGTCGAACACGAGACGGTGCGTCGCGGACACCTGGGTGAGGTAGCCCCCGGTGGTGTGGACGATGCCCTTCGGCTTCCCGGTCGTGCCCGACGTGTAGAGGATGTAGAGGACGTCCTCGACGTCCATCGGCTCCGGCGGGCACTCGGTGGAGGCGCCCTCGACGAGGTCGTGGTACCAGTGGTCCCGACCCTCGGTGAACGGCACGTCCTCCCCGGTGCGCCGGACGACGATGCAGCGGTCGATGTTGTCGGTGTTGCGCATCGCCTCGTCCGCGGACTCCTTCAGCGGCACGATCTTGCCGCCCCGGTAGGACCCGTCGGCGGTGATGAGCACGTGCGAGTCGGCGTCCTCGACGCGGTCGACCACCGAGTTGCTCGAGAAGCCCGCGAAGATCACCGAGTGGGGAGCGCCGATGCGCGCGCACGCGAGCATCGCGACGGGCAGCTGGGGGATCATCGGCAGGTAGATCGTCACCGGGTCGCCCTTCCCCACGCCGAGGCCCTTCAGGGCGTTCGCGAAGCGGGCGACCTCGTCCCGCAGCTCGGCGTAGGTCAGCGTGCGGGTGTCACCCGGCTCGCCCTCCCAGTAGTAGGCGATCTGGTCGCCGTAGCCGTCCTCCACGTGGCGGTCGAGGCAGTTGTCGGACACGTTGAGCTGCCCGCCGACGAACCACTTCGCATGCGGGGGGGTCCACTCGCAGACGGTGTCCCACCGCCTCATCCAGCGCAGGCGCTCGGCATGGGAGACCCACCAGGCCTCCGGATCGCGTTCGGCCTCCTCGTACACCGACTCATCGGCGACGAGGGCGCTCGCCGTGAAGTCCGCCGGCGGCGGGAAGGTGCGGCCCTCGCGGTAGAGGTTCTCGATCGCTGGCTCGGACATGAGACGCGCTCCTGGCTCGAGGTGTAGCGGCTCGGGTCGTGCCGGAGCCTACCCACGATCAGGTCTCGGGGATCGGGTTCGCCCTGGGCCCGCGGGCTCGACGTTCACCGTCGTCGATCTAGCCGACCGGTGCGGGTCATAGGCGACCGGGAGTCCTGGTGAGGTGTCGGCCCCCCGCCCGGTCGGGGAAGATGACCTCGACCCGATGGTTGCGAGGAGGCTGTGCTGTGACCGCGACGCTCGATGACCTGCTCAGCCGACTCGAGCGCCTGCTCGAGGAGGCCGAGCGCACCGAGGAGCCCGTGCGGGGGATGGTCTTCGAGCTCCTCGACGGCGTCGACGCCCTCCACCGTGCCGCGCTCAAGCGGCTCGGCCGGGTCCTCGGTCCCGACGAGGTGACGCACCTGCGCGACCGCGATCCCGCCGTCGCCTGGCTCTTCGACGCCTACGCGGTCGGCGTCGACGAACACGCCGCCGCCGAGGCCGCCCTCGAGTCCGTGCGGCCCTACATCGCGTCGCACGGCGGGCGCGTCGAGGTCGTCGAGGTGAACGAGGGCGTCGTGCGGCTGCGGATGGCCGGGGAGTGCGCCGGCTGCAGCGCCTCGGCGATCACGTTGCAGGAGGGCATCGAGACCGCCCTGCGCGAGGGCTTCCCCGGCTTCGCCCGCGTGGAGGTGGCCGAGGACGACGCCCCACCGCATCCCCCGCCGGGCGCGACGCTGCTGCAGCTCATGCCCCGCCCGGACTAGGCGGGCGCGTTGGCAGACGACGCCGCCCTCGAAGAGCTGCGCCGCCGGCTGCGCACCTACACCGCCGAGCGCTTTCCCGTGCAGCACGCGACCACCCAGTTCCACCTCGGGTCCGTGCTGCTCGGCCAGGGCCGGGCAATGGGGGCGGCGGCGGCCCTGCGCGTCGCCGTGCGGCTGTTCGCTCCGCTGCCGGCCGAACGTGCGAAGGCGGAGAACCTGCTGGGCGCCGCGCTGCGCGCCGGTGGCCGCCACGCGGAAGCGGCCGAGACGTTCGCCGCGGCTGCGGCGACCTTCGCCGCGGAGCACCTCGTGGCCGAAGAGGGCGCCGCCCTGCACAACCTCGGCCTCGTCCTTGGCGAGCAGGGCCGTCCCCGGGAAGCCATCGACGCGTTCACCCGGGCACTGGACCGCTTCGACGCCGAGCGGCTGGCGCCCCGTGCTGCCGCCTCGGCCCGCGAGCTCGGCGGCGCCCAGCTGGCCGCGGGCGAGGTCCCCGCAGCCGTCGCCACGCTCCATCGGGCGGTCGCGCTCGCCGAGCGCACGGGGGACCAGCCGAGCCTCGGCGCGGCGGCGAACACCCTCGGTCTCGCCCACCTCGCGAACGGCGCCGCCGCCGCGGCCGCGGCGGCGTTCCAGACCGCGGCCGCAGCCCACCCTCGCGGGGTGCGCCCGGACGGGTACGCGATGGCGAAAGCCAACCTCGCTCTGGCCTACGAGCGCGCCGGCGACGCGCCCCGGGCCCGGCTCGCGGCGGCCCAGGCGCTCGGCGTGCGGCCCGCCCCTCCCCCGCCGGTCGCAGAGCAGGCGACCGGCGTTCTCGACCGGCTCGGCGCCCCGGACGGCGACCTCGTCGCCGTGCTCGACGCCGAGCCCGCCGACCGCTGGCCGAGGGTGCTGCGCGACGAGGTGGCCAGGTGGGTCGACGCCGACCCGCCCGAGCGGCGTGAGGCCCTCGGCGCCTGGATCGACGGCCAGCTCGCCCGGGAGGGCCGGGGCGCCGACCTCGCCGCCGCCTGGCTCGGCGTGCTCCTCGAGCGCTCCCCCGAGCAGCTCGAGCGCGTCGCCGCGGACACGCTCGCCGCCCTCGCGACCCGCGACGAGCCGGCGCGCGACCGTTTCCGCAACGACGTCGGGCGGGCCATGGTGCGCTTCCACGAGCCGCAGCGGCTGCGCCTGAAGGACACGTTCGACCGGATCGCCCAGGCCCGTGGGGAGGAGGCGCCGTGGGGGTAGACGCTCCCCAGGACCTGTCGGGCGAGGCGGTGCGGGCCGCGCTGCCCGGACGGGCGAGCCGCGCGTTCCCCGCGTTGCTGTCGACCGAGGCGGAGGCGCGGTCGTGGGCTCGCGCCGGCGCACCGCGGGGGGCGGTCGTCGTGGCGGACTACCAGGCGGCGCCACGCGGGCGGGCCGGCATGCCGTGGGAGGTGCGGGCCGGCGAGGGCCTCGGCTTCTCGCTCGTCGTGCGCCAGCGCCTGCCGGCGGAGCGCGAGGGGTGGCTCTACACCGCGGCGACATGCGCGCTCGCCGACGTGGCGGGCAAGGACGCCGCGATCCACTGGCCCGACGTCGTGGATCGCGGCGTGGCGGGCCGGCGGACCGCCGCCGTCGCGGTGCACGCGGCACTCGACGCGGCAGGGGTCGAGTGGGCGGTGCTCACCGTCCTCGTCGAGGGGGCGCGACCGCCGCGGGCGGGGCTGCTCGCCGAGACGGTGGCCGCGATCGAGCACCGGTGCGCGAGCGCGTCAGGGGCGGTCCTCGCCGACTACGTCCCGCGGTGCGCAACGCTCGGTCGCACCGTCCGCGCCCGGCTCGTGCCGCTCGGCCCGAGCGGGCCCCAGGTCACCGGGGAGGCCGTCGACTGCCTCCCGGACGGGGCCCTCGTCCTCCGCACCGCGAAGGGCAGCCGCGTGGCCGTTCGCCCCCAGCACCTCGGCGTGCTCGAGGACGCCGAGGCCGCGCCGGGCCAGCCTCAGTAGCGGTCCTCGACCGCGTCGACGGCCCCGAGCCGATCGAGCTCCTCGATGAGCGTCCACCAAAGCGCCCAGTCGACGTTCGACATCGCGTCACCGGTCTCGCCGCCCGTGACCGCCGCGCGCAGCCGGTCACGGCAGCGGAAGGTCGCCCCCCAGCGGCCCTCGTCATCGAGGACCGCTAGCTGCCCGAGCAGCTCGCGCATCGCGTCGACCGCCGGTGACGGCTCGGCCGGCTCCCCGGCCAGACGGGCGCGCAGCTCGTCGGCGAGCTCGAGCACCGGAGCCCGGCGGACCTCCGCGCAGACCATCGCGCACACCCGGTCGAGCACCGCGCGGGCGGGTGGTGAGAGCTCCTCGGACGGCCCGGACACCGGGGCCGGCTCCACCTCGATCGTGAGCGTCCGCGGCGGCAGGACTCCGAGGCCCCAGCCGACCTCGACGACGAGGTCGATGCCCACGTAGCCCGTCACGGCGTCGCCGACGGCGACCTGCACGTCGGCGGGGTCGAGCTCCAGCCGCCTGATGCGCCGGCGCTCGACCGTGCCCGGCTGCCGCCCGCGCGGCGTCGCGCCGACCAGCACGAGCGTGTGCGGGCGCACGTCCTCGAGGCGCTGAGCGACCGCGACCGCCCCGTAGTGGAGCTCCTCCACGAGGACGTCGTGACCGAGGTCGCGCCCCGCCAGGCGCTGCACCACCACGCGCCCGAAGTCGAGGTCGCCCTGGTAGAGCTCACCGACACCCCCGACGAGCGTCGTCACCCCCACGTCCTCGTCTCGGCGTTCACCGTGGGCATTATCGCTACCGGCGCTGCCGGAGGGGTTGGAGGCAGCCGGGGTCAGTCGACCGTGCAGGCGCAGGTGTTCACCTCCCGGGTGATCCTTCCCCGCCCGGTGTCGACGTGCGTCGTGCACGGCATGCACGGGTCGAAGCTGCGCAGGGCCCGCAGCACGTCCACGGATGTGAACCGCGACGGGTCGGAGATGTCCTCGAGGATCGGGGTGTTCATGACCGCCTGCTCGTAGGGCCCGGGCTGGTCCCACGGATCGCGCGGCGAGGCGTTGATCGTCGAGGGGGTGATGATCTGGTAGTTGTCCATCACGCCCTCGTTGAGCGAGACGAAGTGCGTGAGCCACCCGCGCCCGGCGCCCCAGAAGCCCGCGCCGAGGGCGGGTCCGTCGGGGATGTGCTTCGGCAGGTCCTCGGCGCGGACGGCGGCGACGCGCTTCTCGCCGTTGCGCATGAGGTCGTAGGCCTGGAGCACGCTCGCGAGCGACACGAGCTGGCTGAACAGGTAGTGGTACGCCCGGCCCCGGTTGCGCTCGAAGGCGTTCCACACCTCGGGGACCCGCCACTCGAGCTCGACCTCGGGCGTGAGTCCCTTCGGCACCCGCATGCGCAGGCTCGTGCCAGTCGCCTCGATGAAGTCGTTGGCCGGCTGCTTGCGCGCCATCGCGGTGAGGAAGAGGCGGGCGTAGGCCCCGGCCTCCATGACCTTGCGGTCCCATCGCGGCGCGGTCGACCAGGTGTACTTCTCCTTCCAGCTGCGCTCCCCGGGCTGCGGCAGCGTCCGCTTGTTCCACGGGTGGTACGGGCTGATCGGGTTGCCGGCGGGGTCGGTGTCGTACGGACCGGTCTCCCACGGCTCGTACCAAGCGCGCTCGACGAACTCCTCGAGGCCCATGCTGAGGTCGGTGAGCCGCGTGGTGACGAGCTCGCCGTCGACGATCGCGCCGGGGGTGGACCACCGGCGCTCGCCCCACTCGTTCGCGTTCTTGTAGGTGGCGTCGTAGGCGTAGGGGTCGTCCCAGAAGCCCGTGTCGATGAGGTTGACGGGAAGGGCGCCGACCTGCTTGTAGCGCTCGTCGCAATCGTAGAAGAACTCGGTGATGTCGTCCCAGATCGCCACCATACGCTGGGCGTAGTCGAAGATCTTGCTGAGGCGCGAGTGGAACTCGTTGAGCGTCTGCAGGGTGATCGTCGACGACACACCGCCCTGCACGATGCTCTCCGGATGCGGGTACTTGCCGTGGAGGAGCAGGAACTGCTTGCGCGCGATGCGCGTGAAGTCGAGCCCCTCCCGGTAGAGGGACCCGGTGAGCGGGTTCAGCGCCGTCATGAGCTCGGCCATCGTGGAGAACCCGTGGCTGTCGACGCCGACGCACTTCCACGACTCCGCCTTCTTCCACAACCACGGCGTCGTCGCCTTCACGACCGCCTCGCAGTAGTCGGGACCGGCGAGCAGGTAGAGGTGAAGGGGGTTGTCGTAGCCCATCTCCGCGGCTTCGCCGAGGTTGCGGACGACCGTGCCCATCGGTGGGGGCGCGAGACCCATCGCCATCTCGGTGGCGTACGCGGCAGCGTGCGCGTGCACCCCCCCGCAGACCCCGCACGCCCGCGACGTGATGAAGGTGGCGTCACGGGGGTCGCGGCCCATCGCGATGACCTCGTACCCACGGAACAGCGGTGCCTGCGAGCGGGCGTCGAGGACGCGGCCCTCCTCGAGGTCGACGGTGACGTTCAGCGCCATGGCGCCGGCGATGCGGGTCACCGGGTCCATGTTCATCTCCTTGATGTGCCCGTTGCGGGCCATCAAGCGGTGGATGTCCTCCTCGCGCTCGGCGTCGGTCTTGCCGGCGTCGGGCTTCGTGGCAGCCACCGAGTACGGGTCGGGGATGCCGCCACGCAGCGTCGCCTTGCCATTCGCGTCGAAGTCGATGGGCAGGTTCTTGAAGCACATGGGCTAACGCTCCTCTCCGCCCGGCAGCACCCTTTCCAGGGCCGGGTCCTCCCGCTGCGTCCATTCGCCGCGCTTGCCGCGGGGTTGATGGTCGCCGCGGGACCGGTCGTCGGAGCGCCGCAGGCGGTCGTAGAACTTGTGGCCGAGCCGGTCGACGATCCCCGGCTCGCTCTTCGCCGGTGCCCATCCGCTGGGGACGTCCTCGTGGAGGTCCCAGCGCATCTCCCGGTTGAGGTGCTCGTTCGTGAACAGCCGCAGCGGTCGGATGACGCCACCGAGCAGCCGGGAGGCGCTCGTCGAGGCCTTGGACCCCGGCGGGGTCTTCCAGCGCGGCGTGAACTTGTCGGGGAAGCCGGGCATCGTGCAGCCGACGCAGGGCGCGCCGGCGTTCATGCAGCCGCCGACGTGCTCGACCATGCCGCGCGAGGTGATGTTGCAGTTCACGACCGGCCCCCAGCAGCCGATCTCCACGAGGCAGTTGGGGTCGCCGAACTCCTCGGCGAAGCTGCCCTCCTCGTAGTAGGCGCCCCGCACGCAGTGGCGGTGCACGGTCTCGGAGAACAGCCACGCCGGTCGGCCGAGCTCGTCGAACTCCGGCAGCGGCCCGAAGCCCTGGAGGAAGTAGAGGATCGCTGCGACGGTCTCGTTGAAGTTGTCACCGATGGGGGGGCAGCCGGGCACGTTCACGACGGGCAGGCCGAACGCGCTGCGGTAGCCCTTGCCGAGGAAGTCCATGAGGCTCATCGCGCCGGTCGGGTTGCCGTGCGACGCGGGGATCCCACCCCACGTCGCGCACGTGCCGATGGCGAGCGCCGCCGCCGCGCCCGGGGCCATCCTCGCGATCCACTCCTCGGCGGTCACCGTGCGGTGCGCGCCGTTCGGCCCCCACGGCGCCTCGCCGTTGCCGGCCC
This genomic window from Egibacteraceae bacterium contains:
- a CDS encoding nickel-dependent hydrogenase large subunit; translated protein: MCFKNLPIDFDANGKATLRGGIPDPYSVAATKPDAGKTDAEREEDIHRLMARNGHIKEMNMDPVTRIAGAMALNVTVDLEEGRVLDARSQAPLFRGYEVIAMGRDPRDATFITSRACGVCGGVHAHAAAYATEMAMGLAPPPMGTVVRNLGEAAEMGYDNPLHLYLLAGPDYCEAVVKATTPWLWKKAESWKCVGVDSHGFSTMAELMTALNPLTGSLYREGLDFTRIARKQFLLLHGKYPHPESIVQGGVSSTITLQTLNEFHSRLSKIFDYAQRMVAIWDDITEFFYDCDERYKQVGALPVNLIDTGFWDDPYAYDATYKNANEWGERRWSTPGAIVDGELVTTRLTDLSMGLEEFVERAWYEPWETGPYDTDPAGNPISPYHPWNKRTLPQPGERSWKEKYTWSTAPRWDRKVMEAGAYARLFLTAMARKQPANDFIEATGTSLRMRVPKGLTPEVELEWRVPEVWNAFERNRGRAYHYLFSQLVSLASVLQAYDLMRNGEKRVAAVRAEDLPKHIPDGPALGAGFWGAGRGWLTHFVSLNEGVMDNYQIITPSTINASPRDPWDQPGPYEQAVMNTPILEDISDPSRFTSVDVLRALRSFDPCMPCTTHVDTGRGRITREVNTCACTVD